Below is a window of Spirochaetota bacterium DNA.
ACTGATACCGTATCTTATAGCAGTATGTACTCTTTTACCATCAATAACAAGATCATCAATTTCTTTTGCAAGTTCTCTAAAATTATTAACTTCTCTACCTAGCAATAAAGGCTTTATATATTTTTCAATAAAAGGAATATAATTTTTTGCTAAAAATAGAGGATCTCTTCCACCAGCTCCTGAATATTGAACGGCAGCACAATCTCCAATAGCTATATTTCCATTTTCTAAAATAATCATTATAGAAATTGACTCTCCAGCTTGTCTAATAGCCTCAAAACCTGGTAATTCAGGTCTACCTTCGTAAATAAAACCATCCTGTTTAGCACCTTTTTTTATTGCTTTTTGGTCATCAAAGAAAAAACCCGTTTTACCAGCTGATAAAATTATATCTTTAATTTTCATATGTTCTCCTTCTTTTTATTTTATATAACTTCTTAATTCTATGTTATAAAAATTAAATTTTATAAATTTTTTTTTTATTTTTGCATTCCTACATCTTATAACTATAATTTTTTTATGAATTAATAAAAATGTTATTAATTTTTTCTTGGCCTTCCAACAAGTCTTCCTTTACTTATAGCATAAATGTCATCAACAAGCATCTGAAATGTTGGTTCTCTTTTTTCAAAATCAGCTCTCTCTCTTGTCTTAATTTTATGTATCTCTTTTACTTCATTTTTCATCGGTACAAAACCATTATCTAAAATTCTAATAGCACCTGTATTATCCCTTACAGGCATTATTTTCCCTTTATTATAAATAGATGGTGCAAATGGAACATCAAGAATTCCTGCTTCAAAAGATTTTACAACCCCTATAGCAAGATCTCCTTCTCCTGCTTCTATAACTTTATCTAAAAGATACCTTACTTCCTCTTTTATTAAATTTATTTCTTTCTCAAGTAGAGGAGATCTATCCATTGATTGCTCATATAACATATTTACAACTTGCTTTGTAGCTTTTAAACCTTGAAGATTAGCTTCTTTTGTAGGAATACCCAAAGCTTCATGTGGTGTTTTTACAATAACTTTTGTAGCCTTTGCAAGTGCTGCTGTAGCTGCACCCCATGAAATCACTCCAAAAGCTCTTGCCTCATCTTCTGGGAAACCTCCCATCCATTGATGAAAAACTGTAGTTAATTCATAATCCTGATAATTGAATTTGTCAAAGTACTCTTTAGCTAATTCTCTTAAAGAGATAACAGCAGCAGTATCTTGAATAAGGTTACCACATTGTCCATATCCAAGAGTTATAGATTTAACTCCTTGTTCCAAAGCAAG
It encodes the following:
- a CDS encoding methylaspartate mutase subunit E; amino-acid sequence: METKRELKNKKIPIDLFFEERKEVLQGWPTGKDIVDINEGIEYQRKISGNKRFSNVLKIADEKKQTLIQPRAGVALLEEHIELLRYLEQEADLLPTTIDAYTRQNRYTECEKGIQRSKEAGRSLLNGFPAVNWGVHNCRKVIESLNKPVQVRHGTPDARLLAEITLAAGFTSFEGGGISYNIPYAKSVPLEKSLRDWQYVYRLVGYYEENGIRINVEPFGPLTGTLVPPFISNTIAIIEGILALEQGVKSITLGYGQCGNLIQDTAAVISLRELAKEYFDKFNYQDYELTTVFHQWMGGFPEDEARAFGVISWGAATAALAKATKVIVKTPHEALGIPTKEANLQGLKATKQVVNMLYEQSMDRSPLLEKEINLIKEEVRYLLDKVIEAGEGDLAIGVVKSFEAGILDVPFAPSIYNKGKIMPVRDNTGAIRILDNGFVPMKNEVKEIHKIKTRERADFEKREPTFQMLVDDIYAISKGRLVGRPRKN